DNA from Phycisphaerae bacterium:
ATGTGCTTGACCCAGAGCTTCGAGATGCGGCTGTCGCCCAGTTCGAAGTCCGGCGACTCGGCGTGCTCGGGGAAGACCAGGGCGTCGAAGCGGTGGCCGGCGATCGTGCCGACCACCCAGGACCCGCCGCAGCTCGTGCGGCGCTGGACCTTCGTGATCCGCAGCGTCTCCAGGATCTCGCTGGCGTCCGGCGTCTGGTTCGCGTGGTTCGTGGTCATCGGCGTTTCTCCTTCGCGTTGCGACAGTCACATCAGTTCGCTGCTTTTCGCCGGGAATCCACTTTGCGGGCCGGAATTCTGCGATTTCTCAGCGGAATCTGTGGCAGGTCCGAGTGCGCTCGCGGGCGCGGCGGGAACCCGCCTTTCGCCCGCGCCCACCATGGCGACCAGCGCGTCCAGCCCGGCGCCGCGGTCGTGGGCGCCATCCTGGTAGCCCTGCACGTAGGCCTGCAGCAGCGCGCGGCGGACCTGCGGCCCGTACACCTCGTGGAAGTCGAGCCGGTCCAGGCCGCGGCGCGCGAGCGTCTCGATCCCCAGGCGGCCCTGGGCGATGCCGGCCAGCAGCGCCTCGATGCGGGTGGGCGTGATCGTCTTTGTCTTGCGCTTCGACATGGTCGTGCCTCCGTTCAGTGCGCGCTGCGCTCACCAGCCTTCGATCTCCCGGATCACCCGGCCCGTGAGCAGCGGGATGGCCCGGCCGTCGGGCGTGATGGCGTACAGGCTGGCCCCCGTGCGGGCCGCCGCCCGCCAGGCGGCGTTGAACGCGGTGCTGTGGCTGCGGAACGTCCGCGTGTCGCCCGTGACGCGGTAGCCGCCGTCGACCTTCCAGATGCTGATCCGTGTGGTCCGCTTCGTCGTGTGGCGCTTCGTGGTCATGGGGATTGCTCCTCGTGTTGGGTTCGGTGTTTACGCCTGCGTGGGAACGAACAACTCGCCGACCTCCCAGATCTCGCGGCCGTCGGCGGTGTCGACCAGGTACGACCAGGCGTCGAGGCCGTTGCGGCGGAAGGTGCAGACTCGGACGATCCGGCCGGGCTCGCCGTCTTCGCGGCTGACCACCAGGGTCCCGGGCGTCAGGCGGCGGTTGGTTTTCGTGGTCGCGTTCATCGTCGTTTCTCCATCGCGTACGCCCCATGCGTACAGACACATGAGTCGCTCGTTTTCCCGGGAAAGCAAGGCGATGTGGCGAGGAATTCGAGAGATTCTTGCATGTCTTGGCGCCAGGTCCGAGTCGGCGGTCCGCCGGGCCCTGAGAGCGCTCTCGCCCGCACCGGGGCGGCCTGGACCCGTCACTCGTTACATACGCCGCCCCGGGGCCGCCCTGTCGGGCCCGGGGGCGGCCGTGGGCGGGAGGCGGCGTGATGGCCGGCGCCGACGCCAAGCTGAACCCTACGGCACTCCCCCTGGCGGAGGCGGCCCGACTGCTCTCCGCCGTGGGCGGCCAGGCCGTCACGGTCGAAATGCTGCAGGCCGACGTCGCGGCTGGTGCGCCGACCAACGCCGACGGCACGCTGAACCTCGTGCAGTACGCGGCGTGGCTCGTACGGGAGATGGCGTCCGGTGCCGATTGACCCGCGCAAACTGAAGCCGACCGAACTGGTCCGGCTGCTCAACAGCACACCGCTCGGCGAGGTCATCTCCGAGCGGCAGCTGCACCGCCATCGCGCGCGGGCGGGATTTCGGATCGGCGACGGCCGCACGCTCGATCTGCTGCGCTACGTGGCCTGGCTGGTGATCGAGCGGCACCGGCCACGACCGGAGCCGGATGGTCTTACCGGCTATGAGGCTCACAAGGAGCGCGCCGCGCAGCGCAACCGCGAGATGGCGCTGCTCGGGCGGGACATCGCCACGGCCGAATGGGTCCACGCCTCGCGCAATCCCGAGCAACGCGCGCGGGCCGAACGCGACTTTCGCCACTTCTGCGAGGCGTACTTCCCGCAGACGTTTCACCTGCCGTGGTCACCCGACCACCTGAAGGTCATCCGGAAGATCGAACAGGCCGTGCTCGCGGGCGGGCTGTTCGCGATGGCGATGCCGCGCGGGAGCGGCAAGACGTCGCTGTGCGAAGTCGCCTGCCTGTGGGCGCTGGTGTACGGTCACCGGGAATTCGTCGCGCTCGTCGGCAGCGACGAGGAGCACGCCGCCGGCATGCTCGACAGCATCAAGGTCGAGTTGGAATCGAACGACCTGCTGGAAGACGACTTCAGCGAGGTCGTCGGGCCGGTGCGGGCGCTCGAGGGCATTCACCAGCGCGCCGCGGGCCAGCTCTACCAGGGGAAGCAGACGCACATCGGCTGGACGGCGCGCGAGATCGTGCTGCCCACGTTGCCGCCGCTGGAGTGGCTGGGGAACCACTCGCCGCGGTCCAACGGCGCGATCGTTTGCGTGGCCGGCATCACGGGGCGCATTCGCGGCATGAAGCACAAGCGGGCGGACGGTTCATCCGTGCGACCGTCGCTGGTGCTGATTGACGATCCGCAGACCGACGAGTCCGCCCGCAGCCCGAGCCAGTGCGTCACGCGCGAGCGCATCCTCGCCGGCGCCATCCTGGGTCTGGCTGGCCCGGGCCGCAAGATTGCGGGCTTGATGACACTGACGGTGGTCCGGCCGGACGACCTGGCCGACCGCATCCTCGATCGCGAGAAGCATCCGCAGTGGCAGGGCGAACGGACGAAGATGGTCTACGCCTGGCCCACGGACGAAGCGCTGTGGACGCGCTACGCCGAATTGTGGCGGCTGGGTATGCAGGCCGACCGCGGGATCGCTGACGCCACGGAATTCTACCGCGCCAACCGCGCGGCGATGGACGCCGGCGCGGTGATCGCCTGGCCAGAGCGACACCATCCGGACGAATTGTCCGCAATCCAGCACGCCATGAACCTCAAGCTCGACCGGGGGGAAGCGGCATTCTGGGCGGAGTACCAGAACGAGCCGCTACCTGAGGAGCAGGTCGATGACGAGCTGCTCACGGTCGACCAGATCTTGGCGAAGCTCAACGGTCAGCGCCGCGGCGAGGTGCCGCTGGCGGCCACGCACGTGACGATGTTCGTCGACGTGCAAGCCAAGGCGCTCTTCTGGCTCGTCGCCGCGTGGGAGGACAACTTCACGGGATACGTGCTCGACTACGGGACCGAGCCGGATCAGAAGGCCGAGTATTTCACACTGCGTGACATGCGGCGCACGCTGGGAGCCGCTGCACCGCGGGCCGGGATCGAGGGGGCGATCTACGCAGGCCTCGACCGGCTGACGGAGCGGACGTTGGGGCGCGAGTGGCAGCGCGACGATGGGGCGCAGGTGCGGATCGACCGCTGTCTGATCGACGCGAACTGGGGCCAGTCGTCGGACGTCGTGTACCAGTTTTGCCGGCAGAGCAAGTTCGCCGGCATAGTGCTGCCCAGCCACGGCCGGTATGTCGGCGCGTCGTCGATTCCGTTCATCGAGTACAAGCGCAAGCGCGGGGACCGCGTGGGGCTGAACTGGCGCATCCCCGTGATCACCGGCCGGCGCACCGTCCGGCACGTCGTGTTCGACACGAACTATTGGAAGTCGTTAATCCAGGCCCGCTTGGCCGTGCCGATGGGTGATCCGGGCTGTCTGTCGCTGTTCGGTCGTCAGCCGGAGCGTCACCGCCTGCTCGCTGACCACCTGACCAGCGAGTACCGCGTCAAGACCGCGGGCCGGGGCCGGACCGTCGACGAGTGGAAGCTGCGCGTCGACGGTCTCGACAACCACTGGCTGGATTGCCTAATCGGCTGCGCCGTGGCGGCTTCGATGGGCGGCGCCGCTCCGCCCGGGCTGGTAGGCGACACACCGAAGGCCCGCCCGGCCGTGCGGCTCTCGGAATTGCGGAGATCCCGGCGATGAAGGCCTCGCCGAAGTCGAGCGCTGGGCAGGCCCCGCGCG
Protein-coding regions in this window:
- a CDS encoding phage terminase large subunit family protein; this translates as MPIDPRKLKPTELVRLLNSTPLGEVISERQLHRHRARAGFRIGDGRTLDLLRYVAWLVIERHRPRPEPDGLTGYEAHKERAAQRNREMALLGRDIATAEWVHASRNPEQRARAERDFRHFCEAYFPQTFHLPWSPDHLKVIRKIEQAVLAGGLFAMAMPRGSGKTSLCEVACLWALVYGHREFVALVGSDEEHAAGMLDSIKVELESNDLLEDDFSEVVGPVRALEGIHQRAAGQLYQGKQTHIGWTAREIVLPTLPPLEWLGNHSPRSNGAIVCVAGITGRIRGMKHKRADGSSVRPSLVLIDDPQTDESARSPSQCVTRERILAGAILGLAGPGRKIAGLMTLTVVRPDDLADRILDREKHPQWQGERTKMVYAWPTDEALWTRYAELWRLGMQADRGIADATEFYRANRAAMDAGAVIAWPERHHPDELSAIQHAMNLKLDRGEAAFWAEYQNEPLPEEQVDDELLTVDQILAKLNGQRRGEVPLAATHVTMFVDVQAKALFWLVAAWEDNFTGYVLDYGTEPDQKAEYFTLRDMRRTLGAAAPRAGIEGAIYAGLDRLTERTLGREWQRDDGAQVRIDRCLIDANWGQSSDVVYQFCRQSKFAGIVLPSHGRYVGASSIPFIEYKRKRGDRVGLNWRIPVITGRRTVRHVVFDTNYWKSLIQARLAVPMGDPGCLSLFGRQPERHRLLADHLTSEYRVKTAGRGRTVDEWKLRVDGLDNHWLDCLIGCAVAASMGGAAPPGLVGDTPKARPAVRLSELRRSRR